In Cytophagia bacterium CHB2, the genomic window GAAGATTTCTTATTTTTTGCAAGCTAATTTTCAACAACACAATGCAGGAAACATGATCGTCGATCACTCTGCGGCGCCGGCGCGGTTGCCGCGCGGAAAACGCCTGGTGTTCTGGCTCGCGACGCGCTTCGGCTGGCTCTTGCTGTTGCTCGTCGGGCGCTGGACGCGCATCCGTTTTCTCGGGCGGAATCATTTCGAAACACTGCGCGCGCACCAGCGCCCGTTCATCATCTGCACCTGGCACGGCAAAATTCTCATTCCGATTTTCATTCACCGCGGCGAAAATATCTGCGGCATGGTGAGCGAACATAATGACGGCGAAATGATTGCGCAAACGCTGCACCGCATTGGCTACACCACCGTGCGCGGTTCGAGCACGCGCGGCGGCAGCCGCGCCATGATCGCCATGATTCGCGCGCTCAAGAACGGCGGCGTCGGCGCCATCATGCCTGACGGCCCGAAAGGCCCGCGCCAGGTTTTCAAAGCCGGCACGTTGGCGATTGCCCAAAAAGCCGGCGCGGATCTGCTGCCGATGACGTTCGCCCGCTCTTCTTTTTGGCGATTGAAAAGCTGGGATCAGTTCATCATCCCCAAACCCTTCAGCCGATCGCTTGCGCTCTACGGCGAGCCGATCACGGTACCCTCCGTTTTGAACGCGGAATCGTTTGAAACACTGCGGCAACACGTCGAAACGCGCATGCGCGCGCTGGAAACGGAAGCTGAGGCGCAATGTTGATTAAACCCGCCCGTACTCCGGCTCATCAGCAGCCGGCAAACGTTGTTAATCTGTTGCAAGTCAATTCTTTGCAAAAAAAGCAAAGACTTTTTTCAACTGATAGAAAAATCCAACTAATAAAGTCAAATCCGCTGGGTTCTTTTATCAGTTGGAGATTGTCTTTTTGGTTGCGGCTCGTTCGCGTTGGGCATAACCGGCGAAACGCATGATCCATTTTCCGCTTCTGACGCCGCTGTCCTGGCTTTATAGCGGCCTCGTTCACCTTCGTAATTTGAGTTACGATAAAGGGATTTTGGCCTCCGCCAAACTGCCGGCATTTGTCATCAGCATCGGCAATCTCTCGGTGGGCGGAACGGGCAAGACGCCCATGACGATTTTTCTCGCGCAGGCTTTGCATAAAGCCGGGTGGCGCGTTGCAATCGTGGCGCGCGGCTATCGCCGCGAAGGCCGGGGAACATGCCTCGTCAGCGACGGCGAAAAAATTCTTGCGGATTTGCGCGAAGCCGGCGATGAGCCATTGCTGCTCGCGCAGGCGTGCCCGGGCGTGCCCGTTATTGTTGATCGCAACAAAACTCACGCCGCTGCCATTGCCGTTGAGCAATTCAATCCGCAAATTATTTTGGTTGATGACGGCTTTCAACATCGCCACTTGCAGCGCGACCTCGACCTCGTTCTCATGCCCGCCGCATTTCTCCTGCAAACTCCGCGACTCTTGCCAGCGGGGCCGTTGCGCGAACCGATCGTGAGTTTGCGGCGCGC contains:
- a CDS encoding DUF374 domain-containing protein, whose protein sequence is MIVDHSAAPARLPRGKRLVFWLATRFGWLLLLLVGRWTRIRFLGRNHFETLRAHQRPFIICTWHGKILIPIFIHRGENICGMVSEHNDGEMIAQTLHRIGYTTVRGSSTRGGSRAMIAMIRALKNGGVGAIMPDGPKGPRQVFKAGTLAIAQKAGADLLPMTFARSSFWRLKSWDQFIIPKPFSRSLALYGEPITVPSVLNAESFETLRQHVETRMRALETEAEAQC
- the lpxK gene encoding tetraacyldisaccharide 4'-kinase, encoding MIHFPLLTPLSWLYSGLVHLRNLSYDKGILASAKLPAFVISIGNLSVGGTGKTPMTIFLAQALHKAGWRVAIVARGYRREGRGTCLVSDGEKILADLREAGDEPLLLAQACPGVPVIVDRNKTHAAAIAVEQFNPQIILVDDGFQHRHLQRDLDLVLMPAAFLLQTPRLLPAGPLREPIVSLRRAQFLLLTGLTDLAPSRQHHVWERCQQFEARAFALHFQAQALISLHKRETFPLNQLRSAKVVLVSGIAQPERFHHMIQTLGAQIVHTLRFSDHYNYRANDAEHIAHTFVQTQGDLLITTSKDAVKLRNFECLAQLPSYALEIVAAPAENFFSALQTALPVRAERVLP